A single genomic interval of Amycolatopsis albispora harbors:
- a CDS encoding carbohydrate kinase family protein, whose amino-acid sequence MIVVGGEALVDLVPGESTLDGGLRPLLPRLGGGPYNVALAAARLGVPAAFLSRVSTDRFGAALIDRLHASQVDTSLVQRGDEPTTLAVVALDETGSAHYTFYTEGTADRLFTDPGPLPAAATVLSLGTLGMVLEPGASAYESLLRRESERGLLTALDPNIRADLIADPDAYRARFASWLPHVRLLKLSAEDAEWLAGGADAAAAARSWLDAGAGAVVLTHGAKGLSAHTRGGDLAHVPSAPARLVDTIGAGDTVQGALLAWLAKREVREPAQLDAASWAEALTYAARAAAVTVSRSGAEPPTQAELDAPG is encoded by the coding sequence GTGATCGTTGTCGGTGGTGAAGCGCTGGTCGACCTGGTGCCCGGTGAGTCCACTCTGGACGGTGGCCTGCGGCCGCTGCTGCCCCGGCTGGGAGGTGGCCCGTACAACGTGGCGCTCGCCGCGGCGCGGCTGGGCGTGCCCGCCGCGTTCCTGTCGCGGGTGTCCACCGACCGGTTCGGCGCCGCGCTGATCGACCGGCTGCACGCCTCCCAAGTGGACACCTCGCTGGTGCAGCGCGGTGACGAACCGACCACGCTCGCCGTGGTGGCGCTCGACGAGACCGGCTCGGCGCACTACACCTTCTACACCGAGGGCACCGCGGACCGGTTGTTCACCGATCCCGGCCCGCTGCCCGCGGCGGCGACCGTGCTCTCGCTCGGCACCCTCGGCATGGTGCTGGAGCCGGGCGCGTCGGCGTATGAATCCTTGCTGCGGCGGGAATCGGAGCGCGGCCTGCTCACCGCGCTCGACCCGAACATCCGGGCCGACCTGATCGCCGACCCGGACGCCTACCGCGCGCGGTTCGCCTCCTGGCTGCCGCACGTGCGCCTGCTGAAACTTTCGGCGGAGGACGCCGAGTGGCTCGCGGGCGGCGCCGACGCGGCCGCGGCCGCGCGGTCCTGGCTCGACGCGGGCGCCGGCGCGGTGGTGCTCACCCACGGCGCGAAGGGGCTGTCCGCGCACACGCGCGGCGGCGACCTGGCCCACGTCCCGTCCGCACCGGCGCGATTGGTCGATACCATTGGCGCCGGCGACACCGTGCAGGGCGCGCTGCTGGCCTGGCTGGCCAAGCGGGAGGTGCGCGAGCCTGCCCAGCTGGACGCCGCGTCCTGGGCCGAGGCACTGACCTACGCCGCCCGCGCGGCGGCCGTCACCGTCTCGCGCAGCGGAGCCGAACCCCCCACCCAGGCGGAACTGGACGCGCCCGGATAG
- a CDS encoding TetR/AcrR family transcriptional regulator, producing the protein MADVDARARAPRRQPTARQRALLADLEELFLAEGFAEFTLDDLATRMRCSKSTLYALAPSKEQLAVKVVGRFFRGAAERIEASIADLTDARELIGTYLDGAAEHLKRASPAFMRDIAEFAPARAAYELNSRAAAERIRGFINKGVRDGVFRTVQATLIAEMAGLIIEGIQTGVIASRVQVSDAEAFTALSELLLGGLAAG; encoded by the coding sequence ATGGCTGATGTCGATGCCCGAGCACGGGCACCCCGCAGGCAGCCGACCGCGCGGCAGCGCGCCCTGCTCGCCGACCTGGAGGAGCTCTTCCTGGCCGAGGGCTTCGCCGAGTTCACCCTCGACGACCTGGCCACGCGGATGCGCTGCTCCAAGTCGACGCTGTACGCACTGGCGCCGAGCAAGGAGCAGCTCGCGGTGAAGGTCGTCGGCCGCTTCTTCCGCGGCGCGGCCGAGCGGATCGAGGCGAGCATCGCCGACCTCACCGACGCCAGGGAGCTCATCGGCACCTATCTCGACGGCGCCGCCGAGCACCTCAAGCGCGCCTCGCCGGCGTTCATGCGCGACATCGCCGAGTTCGCCCCGGCGCGCGCGGCCTACGAGCTGAACAGCCGGGCGGCGGCCGAGCGCATCCGCGGCTTCATCAACAAGGGCGTTCGCGACGGGGTTTTCCGCACCGTCCAGGCCACTCTGATCGCCGAGATGGCCGGGTTGATCATCGAGGGCATCCAGACCGGCGTGATCGCCTCGCGGGTCCAGGTCTCCGACGCCGAGGCCTTCACCGCGCTGTCCGAGCTGCTGCTCGGTGGACTTGCCGCGGGGTAG